The Alcaligenes faecalis sequence CGGGTCCATCAACACCACCGCCGCCAGCGAGGCGATCGGCACATTTCCTTTGCCAATGATCTGGTAGCGCAAGATGTTGACCTTGCCACCACCTTCTACTTGCCGCATCCGATGCCACCCAGCTTTGATAACCTCTCGCTGAATCTGCATCCCCATGGCGTCGGCCTGTTCTTCAGGCCCTGTTTGAGCCGCATAGAGCTTGAAAATCTTGGGTGAAATCAGTGCCATGCCTTCCTCTACGAAATGCACGGGTGCCCCGGATTCGTTGTACTTAATCTCACGGCTGGCCAAGCCTTGCTGCAGCCACTGTATAAACGCCGTCGCGGCTTCACTGGGTTCCTTCACAGGAGCTTCGTGCGGTAGTTCAGGCAGGCTCGGGGTCAACACGACAGGCGTGGTGTTGGCCTGGCTGAACATGCGTTGCGATTTTGCCTGTGTCTTTGGAGCAGACTCAGGCTCAAGAACCGGCGCTTTAGGCGTCGGTAAGGCTGGTAATGCTCCAGGTGTGTGCTCAACAGAGGCTGGCTCAACACTTTTAGCCTGTGCTGCAGCTAGGGCTGTTGCTTCATGTTTATGTAATTTTTTGCCTGGCACAGGCGTGGGTTTATGCGACGCTTGCGGTGGGCTGCGATGAATAATGTTGGATGCTGTATCAGCTTCATCTAGAAAGTCATCGTCAACATCAAAGCCATCTACGGCGAGTTCGGCTGGCAAAATCACCGTCTCGTCGTCGTATGCCTGAATCGAAGCAGTTTGGTGAGTATTGCTTGAGGTTGGCACAGGTTTGGGCTGGTTGCCGCTTTGCGTTGCGCCATTTTTCGGTGTTTGACGCTTGGCTGCGCCAGTTGACGCATTTTTGGGCTTTCTAAACTCCATTGCTGGTACGAGATTACGCTTGGGTGCTGCAGTTTGGGAACGAGCTGAAGCAGTTTTGGCCGTTGTGGCCACCTTTTGCGGCAATATTCCTTCATCAATGTGTTCTGGAGCAGCTTTGGCTTGAATGACTGTTGTGTCAGCGCTGTGCTCACAATCAACCGCAGCTGGATCAGCCTCTGTTTCAAACTCATCATCGCCACGCTTGGCCCGGACATGGATCTCTCCGGACATCGCCGGTGGGTATAAGTTTGGATCATCATAGAGCTTTGACAGTGGAAAGCGCAGCACACTTAGTCTGTGTCGATATTGATGGGTTTCTGTGCCCTCTTCTGTTGCCGGCGTTTGCCCGTTGATTTCAACGTGCCAAATAGCTTGGCCAGAATGAGGACTGACTTGCAAGATTCCATATTCCTGCCATGTGTCAAACAGCCTATCGTTCTTGGCCTCTCCAGGTACAGACTCGTCAGGCTCATGCTTTTTAATCCAGGCCCGCGTGGCATCGGCCAAACGCTTAGCCACAAACCACACAGAGCCGTCATACACCCATCCGGCAGCTCCAGTACGATTGAGCGGCAATTCCGTTCCAGACTGCAACATGCTTTTGAGCGCTTGCATGAGTAAATCCACCAGCGGTACTGCATTGGCTGTCGCAAAACGAGCCTTACTGCCCTTCATCAATGCGTTGCTGGTGGAGGCCTGGTCAGCGCGTTTGATAATGTCAGCCAATAATCCATCCTTGTGGCCAGACAAATAATGAGTCAGCGCATCAAAGGCGTGAGGCGTTTGGGACAAAAAAGTTAAGGCAGATTTTGGTGCAATCTGATGAAGCAGGGTCAGTGCCAGGCGATTATGGGCCTGGTAGTCCCGGCTGGCTTTTGGCTCAAACTCGACCCGATACTCCAGATCCAGACGCCCCTGCCCCACTTCGAACAAGGAGCCAGCCAGCGGTTTCCATCGCAACGGTTCATCCATCGCCCCGCCTCGCCATAAGATCCGTAGGTCTGTCATCGGTTTGGCAATGTCATGAAGCAGTGCCGCGTAGAAGACCACATAGGTCCACTGATCACGCTCGGCGTCAATCTGCTCAACGGGAGCATTCGTAGGTAAAAAATGCGCGTTTCGCCAGGTCATGGCTGCCAATACCATCTCAAGCGTATGGGCCAACAAACCACCAGCGTGGGCGTGATGGTGTGCTTCTGAGGCAGGCATAAGCTGGACGTATTCTGCATATCGTCGGATAGCTGGGATGAAATCTCGTCGAAAAACAGGATCTGCTACGCGAGACTGCAGGAACATTTGATGAACCGCTTTTTGAGCTTTCAGCAGACGGATCAAGTCATCAGACTCAAGAACACGCAACCACCCTTCCTCCCGCCCTGCTACACGTTGGGCAACTGGAACTGGTGGGGGGCTTGGAGGTGGCGGAACCGGTGCGGGCTTAGTCGTACTGGAGGCGCGTCGCGGAATAAAAGTGGAGAACTTCGAGATCCAAGGCGGGGTTCGGCGGTGAGTCATGCTCTAACGTTCAAGCAAATGGGCTCGCAACGTCTCCAGAGTCGG is a genomic window containing:
- the mobH gene encoding MobH family relaxase, encoding MRVLESDDLIRLLKAQKAVHQMFLQSRVADPVFRRDFIPAIRRYAEYVQLMPASEAHHHAHAGGLLAHTLEMVLAAMTWRNAHFLPTNAPVEQIDAERDQWTYVVFYAALLHDIAKPMTDLRILWRGGAMDEPLRWKPLAGSLFEVGQGRLDLEYRVEFEPKASRDYQAHNRLALTLLHQIAPKSALTFLSQTPHAFDALTHYLSGHKDGLLADIIKRADQASTSNALMKGSKARFATANAVPLVDLLMQALKSMLQSGTELPLNRTGAAGWVYDGSVWFVAKRLADATRAWIKKHEPDESVPGEAKNDRLFDTWQEYGILQVSPHSGQAIWHVEINGQTPATEEGTETHQYRHRLSVLRFPLSKLYDDPNLYPPAMSGEIHVRAKRGDDEFETEADPAAVDCEHSADTTVIQAKAAPEHIDEGILPQKVATTAKTASARSQTAAPKRNLVPAMEFRKPKNASTGAAKRQTPKNGATQSGNQPKPVPTSSNTHQTASIQAYDDETVILPAELAVDGFDVDDDFLDEADTASNIIHRSPPQASHKPTPVPGKKLHKHEATALAAAQAKSVEPASVEHTPGALPALPTPKAPVLEPESAPKTQAKSQRMFSQANTTPVVLTPSLPELPHEAPVKEPSEAATAFIQWLQQGLASREIKYNESGAPVHFVEEGMALISPKIFKLYAAQTGPEEQADAMGMQIQREVIKAGWHRMRQVEGGGKVNILRYQIIGKGNVPIASLAAVVLMDPDRFVLPVPPVNPVLKLDR